From one Tetragenococcus osmophilus genomic stretch:
- the rph gene encoding ribonuclease PH, giving the protein MRHDGRYFDQLREIKLETNVYKQPEGSVVVSFGDTQVICSATIEDSVPPFLKDTNTGWVSAEYRMLPRATQTRNKRESTKGKLKGRTMEIQRLIGRSLRSIVDLDKLGERSIIIDCDVVQADGGTRTASITGAFTALRLAIDKLLQTKTLNEDPIKEFAAAVSVGILPDETCVLDLDYEEDSSCVVDMNVVMTESGRFIEVQGNGEEATFDRSQLDELLLLGEQGINTLVTKQKAALYAKKEAQSVDEQTVVIATGNLGKAQEFTSMFHKAGYKVKTMKDFPELPDVAETGSTFEENARLKAETIANILQCPVLADDSGLQVEALHGMPGIYSARFAGEQKNDAANNAKLLYELTEVPDEQRRAQFHCTLVFAAPKKESLVVEASWPGRIARIPQGDNGFGYDPLFIPQGMDISAAQLSESEKNQVSHRALALNKLQNQWQAWLEGGD; this is encoded by the coding sequence ATGCGACATGATGGTAGGTATTTTGATCAATTACGCGAAATAAAATTAGAGACAAATGTTTATAAACAACCTGAAGGCTCAGTAGTTGTTTCTTTTGGTGATACGCAAGTTATTTGTTCTGCTACAATAGAAGATTCTGTACCGCCTTTTTTAAAAGATACCAATACTGGTTGGGTTTCAGCAGAATACAGGATGCTTCCTAGAGCTACTCAAACCAGAAATAAAAGAGAAAGTACTAAGGGTAAATTAAAAGGACGCACAATGGAAATCCAACGTCTCATTGGTCGCTCTTTGCGATCCATTGTTGATTTAGATAAACTAGGTGAACGTTCAATTATCATTGATTGTGATGTAGTACAAGCAGATGGCGGCACAAGAACGGCTAGTATTACAGGGGCCTTCACGGCTTTAAGACTGGCTATTGATAAGTTATTACAAACGAAGACCCTTAATGAAGATCCTATTAAAGAATTCGCTGCAGCTGTTAGTGTAGGGATTTTACCAGATGAGACTTGTGTACTTGATTTGGATTATGAAGAGGATAGTAGTTGCGTAGTAGATATGAATGTGGTTATGACGGAATCAGGACGTTTTATTGAAGTCCAAGGCAATGGAGAAGAGGCTACATTTGATCGTTCACAGTTAGACGAGCTCCTTTTACTAGGAGAGCAAGGGATCAATACTTTGGTCACTAAACAAAAAGCTGCCTTATATGCCAAAAAAGAAGCACAATCAGTAGATGAACAAACAGTTGTTATTGCTACTGGAAATCTTGGAAAAGCGCAAGAATTTACTTCAATGTTTCATAAAGCAGGTTATAAAGTTAAGACAATGAAAGACTTTCCTGAGCTTCCTGACGTTGCAGAAACTGGGAGTACCTTTGAAGAAAATGCGCGCTTAAAAGCAGAGACGATTGCTAATATTTTACAATGCCCTGTATTGGCTGATGATTCTGGTTTACAGGTAGAAGCTTTACATGGAATGCCGGGGATTTATTCGGCTCGATTTGCAGGAGAACAGAAAAATGACGCAGCTAATAACGCAAAATTATTATATGAATTAACAGAGGTACCTGATGAACAAAGAAGAGCTCAATTTCATTGTACATTAGTATTTGCAGCGCCCAAAAAAGAAAGTTTGGTAGTAGAAGCGAGTTGGCCTGGTCGGATCGCTCGCATTCCACAAGGAGATAATGGATTTGGTTATGATCCGTTGTTTATACCACAGGGAATGGATATTTCAGCTGCTCAGCTAAGCGAAAGCGAAAAAAACCAAGTAAGTCACCGTGCACTTGCTTTAAATAAATTACAAAACCAATGGCAAGCATGGTTAGAAGGAGGAGATTAG
- the fabI gene encoding enoyl-ACP reductase FabI, translated as MGFLTGKKIVVMGVANKRSIAWGCAQAITEQGGEVIYTYQNDRMKKSLEKMLNGDEFLVECDVSDDDSIKNAFSQIENYAGQIDGVVHAIAFADKNDLQGDVSDISREGFSLAQDISSYSLIAVTHYAKPLLNEGSGIVTLTYFGSQRSVPNYNMMGIAKASLEAAVRYLATELAQEQIHVNAISAGAVKTLAVTGVKDYQKLIQLSQDRTADEVSVTTNEIGNVCAFLISPLASGIIGETVFVDKGVHLS; from the coding sequence GATGCGCACAAGCAATCACTGAACAAGGAGGAGAGGTGATTTATACCTATCAGAATGATCGTATGAAAAAATCGTTAGAAAAAATGCTCAATGGAGACGAATTTTTAGTCGAATGTGATGTTTCTGATGATGATAGTATAAAAAATGCGTTTTCTCAAATTGAAAATTACGCCGGACAAATTGACGGCGTGGTTCATGCCATTGCTTTTGCTGATAAGAACGATCTACAAGGCGATGTTTCCGATATCTCACGTGAAGGTTTTTCCCTTGCCCAAGATATTAGTAGCTATTCATTGATCGCTGTTACCCATTATGCCAAGCCATTACTAAATGAAGGCAGCGGGATTGTAACTCTTACTTATTTTGGTTCTCAACGTTCCGTTCCAAATTATAACATGATGGGAATTGCCAAAGCTTCATTAGAAGCAGCTGTACGATATTTAGCTACAGAACTTGCTCAAGAACAAATTCATGTCAATGCCATTTCTGCCGGAGCGGTCAAAACATTAGCTGTTACTGGAGTGAAGGATTATCAAAAATTAATTCAATTATCACAAGACCGTACGGCCGATGAAGTAAGCGTAACTACTAATGAAATTGGAAATGTCTGTGCCTTTTTGATCAGTCCTTTAGCTAGTGGAATTATTGGTGAAACCGTCTTTGTCGATAAGGGTGTACACTTATCTTAA
- the cbpB gene encoding cyclic-di-AMP-binding protein CbpB, with protein MIGKHTKSILLENQDSFLIAAENVATVLCSHPAEHALLVLSKVGYNKIPVLDSSDRLVGLISLANIVDKMVDLNGFNSKVLDGLNVADVMEDKIPSLKPENDLEDALHLLVGVSFLPVVDENDIFKGIVTRKEVLKSVNHLVHEAEKRYEFIPKTDEIKEGINT; from the coding sequence TTGATTGGGAAACACACCAAATCTATACTTTTAGAAAACCAAGATTCTTTCTTGATTGCTGCAGAAAATGTAGCTACTGTATTGTGTAGTCATCCGGCGGAACATGCATTATTGGTTTTATCTAAAGTAGGATATAATAAGATTCCTGTTTTAGATTCATCTGATCGTCTAGTTGGCCTGATTAGTCTAGCTAATATTGTAGATAAAATGGTCGATTTGAATGGATTTAATTCTAAAGTACTTGATGGATTAAATGTTGCAGATGTAATGGAGGATAAAATTCCTTCATTGAAGCCCGAAAATGATTTAGAAGATGCTCTACATTTATTAGTAGGCGTTTCTTTTTTGCCGGTAGTTGATGAAAATGATATTTTTAAAGGAATTGTTACAAGAAAAGAAGTGTTAAAATCTGTGAATCATCTTGTACATGAAGCAGAAAAAAGATATGAATTTATTCCAAAAACAGACGAAATAAAAGAGGGGATAAATACCTAA
- a CDS encoding metallophosphoesterase translates to MKYLVVSDNHGDRQILVDLFNRYKEQVDYIFHCGDSELASDDPLWEGVYVVTGNTDSDSRYEVSQVVDTGEDVVYLTHGHLSGVKMGLTQLDMQAQEDKATIALFGHTHQLGCEVNKGRLFLNPGSILQPRGTIPIKTYAIIESTETSFQVQYYDRNFDPIESLAFTFNK, encoded by the coding sequence ATGAAATACCTAGTCGTTAGTGATAATCATGGAGATCGACAAATTTTAGTGGATTTATTTAATCGTTATAAAGAACAAGTAGATTATATTTTTCATTGTGGAGATTCTGAATTAGCAAGTGATGACCCATTATGGGAAGGTGTTTATGTAGTAACAGGCAATACTGATTCAGACTCACGTTATGAAGTGTCTCAAGTTGTGGATACAGGTGAAGATGTTGTGTACTTAACTCATGGACATTTATCAGGAGTGAAGATGGGCTTAACGCAATTAGATATGCAAGCTCAAGAAGATAAGGCAACTATTGCTTTATTTGGTCATACTCACCAACTGGGCTGTGAGGTAAATAAAGGGCGCTTGTTTTTAAACCCTGGAAGTATTTTGCAACCACGTGGAACGATACCGATAAAAACTTATGCAATTATTGAAAGTACGGAAACTTCTTTTCAAGTACAATATTATGATCGAAACTTCGATCCTATTGAAAGTCTTGCATTTACTTTCAACAAATAG
- a CDS encoding mechanosensitive ion channel family protein, which translates to MSLIIGAQKILASTASSTSSEITEPTTEQLNAFQRWWSSINWTELTGTVISKILAVLALTILFAILIRLADYFIDRGFRMNKKKKQNEIRVKTIKTLSKNVARYTLGFFYIYSLLSSLGVPVGSLLAGAGIAGLAIGLGAQGFMNDVINGFFIIIEQQFNVGDYILLTDIALDGTVISVGLRTLQLQSFDGTVHFIPNRNITTISNMSRFDMRVLVEVRVKPSEGIEGIQQAIERANQQIVDEYSEYIQTPPAIFGVVDLGNSNFAVRTIMYVTNGQQYQLHEELLSASIQELTKDGYTIPSTPINI; encoded by the coding sequence ATGTCTTTAATTATAGGAGCGCAAAAAATCTTAGCTTCTACAGCAAGTTCAACAAGTTCAGAAATTACTGAACCTACCACAGAACAATTAAATGCTTTTCAACGCTGGTGGAGTAGCATTAATTGGACCGAATTAACGGGGACGGTTATTTCAAAAATTCTAGCTGTACTTGCTTTAACTATCTTGTTTGCTATATTAATACGCTTAGCAGACTATTTTATTGATCGCGGTTTCCGCATGAATAAAAAAAAGAAGCAGAACGAAATACGTGTAAAAACAATAAAAACGTTGTCCAAAAACGTGGCTCGCTATACTCTTGGTTTCTTTTACATTTATTCGTTACTTTCCTCTTTGGGCGTTCCTGTAGGTTCTCTTCTAGCTGGTGCCGGTATTGCTGGTTTAGCAATTGGTCTTGGAGCCCAAGGATTTATGAATGATGTCATTAATGGATTTTTCATTATTATTGAACAACAATTCAATGTGGGCGACTATATTCTTTTAACAGATATAGCGCTTGATGGAACTGTTATTTCGGTTGGTTTAAGAACGCTGCAATTACAATCGTTTGATGGAACCGTTCATTTTATCCCTAATCGTAATATTACGACAATAAGTAATATGTCACGCTTTGATATGCGTGTTTTAGTGGAAGTCCGTGTTAAGCCTTCTGAAGGGATCGAAGGAATTCAGCAAGCAATCGAGCGGGCTAACCAGCAAATAGTTGATGAATACTCTGAATATATTCAAACTCCTCCTGCTATCTTTGGGGTTGTGGATTTAGGAAATAGTAACTTTGCTGTTCGAACGATAATGTATGTCACAAATGGACAACAGTATCAATTACATGAAGAATTACTGAGTGCTTCAATTCAGGAACTAACAAAAGATGGATACACCATCCCTTCAACGCCTATTAATATTTAA